GATTGGCAGAAGCGCCACGTCGTCCGCCGCATCAGTGGGCTCGACCGGCCGCAGGGGGTCGGATTTTCCGCCGCCACCGATACGCTCTATGTCGCCAATGGCGGCGATGGCAGCGTGCGCCTCTATCGCGGCGACAACACCAAGGAAATCAGCCGCCTCAAGCTCGCGGGGGATGCCGACAATATCCTGATTGACCCGCGCAACGATCACGTCGTCGTCGGCTATGGCAGTGGCGGCCTGGCAATCATCGACGCGCGCACGCGAAAGCAGGTCGCCGATGTCCATCTCCCCGCCCACCCCGAGGGCTTCGCGCTCGACCCCGCCAACGGGCATATTTTCGTCAATATCCCGGATGCGCAGGAGATCGACGTCGTCGATATCGATGGCGGCAAGATCCTCGGCCGCTGGCGCAATCTGCGCGGCGCCGATAATTATTCCCTCGCCATCGACCCCAAGGGGCCGCTGCTTGCGACGATCTTTCGCAATCCGCCGCTGATGGTGCTCTATGACCGCAACAAGGGCGAGGTGCTCGGCACCTCACCCGCCTGCCGCGACGCCGATGGCGTGTTCTTCGACCCCAACCATCAGCGCATCTATGCCTCCTGCGGCTCGGGCGAAATCTCGGTGTTCACCATCCAAGACGGCCAGCCCGGCGGCTATTTCGCGGCGCCGCCGGTCGCCTCCCTCCCTGGCGCCCGCACCGGGCTTTTCGTCCCCGACCGCGATCGCCTGTTCATCGTCGCTCCCGCCGGCACTTTTCCCGGCACGCTGCCGCATGACATCGCCGGCTACGTCCTCAGCCAGTCACTGCCTGGCCCCAACGGCATGTCCAACACCGCGACCGCCGCCCTCCTGGTCTATCGGCCGGAGAATTGATAGAACCGCGCGACTTGGTTTCAGAGCGGGGGAAGGGTCATGACGCTCGGGCAGTTTCCGGCGCGGCGCATGCGGCGCAACCGGTTGGATGCGGGAACGCGACGGCTGGTTGCGGAAAACCGCCTCGCGGTCGATGATCTGATCTGGCCGGTCTTCGTGATCGAGGGGCGCGGCGAGACCACGGCGGTCGCCTCCATGCCGGGGGTTGCGCGGGTCAGCCTCGATCGCCTCATTGCCCATGTCGCCCCTGCGGTCGATCTCGGCATCCCGGCGGTCGCGCTGTTTCCGGCGACCCCGCCCGAGAAAAAAGACGCCGAAGGGACCGAGGCGACCAACCCCGACAATCTGATGTGCCGGGCGGCGCGGCTCTTGAAGCGCGAATTCCCGGCCCTCGTCCTGGTCGGCGATGTCGCGCTCGACCCCTACACCGATCACGGCCATGACGGCGTGATCCGCGAGGGTTACGTCGCCAATGACGCCTCGCTCGCCGTCCTCACCCGCCAGGCGGTGGTGCAGGCCGCGGCCGGGATCGACATCATCGCGCCCTCTGACATGATGGATGGCCGGATCGGCGCGATCCGCGCCGCCCTCGACGCCGACGGCCTGATCCACACCCGGATCATGAGCTACGCCGCGAAATACGCCTCGGCGTTCTATGGCCCGTTCCGCGACGCCGTCGGCTCCGCCGGCGCCCTGATCGGGGACAAGAAAACCTACCAGATGGACCCCGCCAACAGCGACGAGGCGTTGTCCGAGGTCGCGCTCGACCTTGTCGAGGGCGCGGACATGGTGATGGTCAAGCCCGGCCTCCCCTATCTCGACATCGTGCGGCGGGTGAAGGACCGCTTCGGGGTGCCGACCTTCGCCTATCAGGTCTCGGGCGAATACGCGATGATCATGGCGGCGGTCGGCCATGGCTGGCTCGATCATGACCGCGCCATGATGGAAAGCCTGCTCGCCTTCAAACGCGCCGGCGCCAACGGGGTCCTGACCTATTTTGCGCCGGCCGCGGCCCGCCTCCTCAAGGCGGGATAGGCGCCGGTCGCGGGATTGCCGCCGGCGCCGGCGGCCATTACAACGCCCCCGAACGAACGAACGGAGCCCCGATGTCCGCCGAAACCGACGCCTTGGTCCAGCAGATCCAGCAGTCGCTCGCGCTGCTGAGGAGGCATCTTTGACTGGGATGCCGCCCTCGCCCGCCTCGACGAACTAAACGCCCGCGCTGAAGACCCGGCGCTCTGGGAAAACGCCGCCGCCGCGCAAAGCCTGATGCGCGCGCGCAACCATCTCGCCGCCGGGGTCGATAGCGTCCGCCGCATCGAGCGCGAAACCAACGACGCGCGCGAATTGCTCGAACTCGCCGAAGCGGAACAAGATGCCGCGATGATCGCCGAGGCCGAAGGCACGCTCCGCGCCCTCGCCGAAGACGCGAAACGGCGCGAGATCGAGAGCCTGCTCTCCGGCGAAGCCGACGGCAATGACGCCTATGTCGAGATCAATGCCGGCGCCGGCGGCACCGAGGCCCAGGACTGGGCCGAGATGCTGCTTCGCATGTATCTCCGCTGGGCGGAAAAGCGCGGCTACAAGGTGGACATCATCGATCGCAACGACGGCGAACAGGCCGGCATCAAATCGGCGACCATCCAGGTCTCCGGCGCCAATGCCTATGGCTGGCTGAAAACCGAGGCCGGCGTTCACCGCCTGGTGCGGATCAGCCCGTTCGACGCCAATGCGCGCCGCCAAACCAGCTTCGCCAGCGTCTGGGTCTATCCGGTGATCGACGACACCATCACCGTCGAGATCAACGAGGCCGATCTCAAGGTCGATACCTATCGCTCCTCCGGCGCCGGCGGCCAGCACGTCAACAAAACCGAGAGTGCCATCCGCATCACCCATATCCCGAGCGGCATCATCGTCGCCTGCCAGACCGACCGCAGCCAGCACCGCAACCGCGCCAAAGCGATGGATATGCTGCGCGCCCGGCTCTACGAGGCGGAGTTGCAGAAGCGTGAGGCGCAATCGGCGCTGGTGGAGAGCGCGAAAACCGATATCGGCTGGGGCCACCAGATCCGGAGCTACGTGCTCGCGCCGTATCAGATGGTCAAAGATCTCCGCACCGGGGTCGAGAAATCGAACCCCGACGCGGTGCTCGACGGCGATCTCGATGCCTTCATGGCCGGGGCGCTCGCCGCCCGCGTCGGCGCGACACGCAGCGAGGCGAGTGCGCAGGCGTCTTAAAGGAAGTGGTTCTTTTTTGGAAAAAAGAACCAAAAAACTTTTATCTGTTGGGCACTGCCCGCCTCGATCACCCCTGATACCGGTCAGCGAAATCGCTGACCGGTATGCGCGCAGAGTTGGTGTGGCGGCTGCGCGCAACATCAAAAAGATACCAGCCAACCGTCTTCAAGCGACGTGTCATTCTTTCGGCTGGCTGGTATGAGACGCCTTGTCAGCCCAGTCGCGGAGCCAGGTCGCGCGGGCATTGAGGCTCGAGACCCCGCCGGCGAGCTTGTCGAGTTCGCTCTGATAGGTCGTAACCCGGCCGCCAAGCCCGGCCATCGCCGCGCGCAAATCCCCGAGCGCGCCACGCCAGGTGGAAACCGCCTGCCGCTGATCGGCCAAGGCCCGGTCGAGCGCCGCCAACGCGCGCCGCAACCGCTCGGCCTCCGCCGCCGGCCGCGCCGGGAAGGGAATGACCGCCGCCGATCCGTCTTGCCGCTGTTCGGCTTCGTTGGTTGAGAGGTCCATTCCCCGCTCCTTGCGTTCGCTGATTGCCGTTTGGTTAATTAATCAGAAATTTTTCGCGAAAACAAGAAAAATCTTATAAAATGCTAACTGGCCGCGACGCCTATTCTGCGGCCAGCCGCGGCGGATCGACCAACGCGCTGGCGCGCACGAGATCGACCGAAAGCAGGCGCGAGACGCCGCGCTCCTGCATGGTGACGCCAAACAGCCGGTCCATCCGCGCCATGGTGAGATGATGGTGGGTGACCACCAGGAAGCGCGTTGCGGTTTCGCGCACCATGTCCTCGAGGAGGGTGCAAAAACGCTCGACATTGGCGTCATCGAGCGGCGCATCGACCTCATCAAGGACGCAAATCGGCGCCGGGTTGCAGCGGAAGACCGCGAAAATCAGCGACAGCGCGGTCAGCGCCTGCTCGCCGCCCGAGAGCAGTGACAGGGTCGCGAGCTTCTTGCCCGGCGGCTGCGCATAGATCTCGAGCCCGGCGAGCAGCGGATCATCCGAGCCGACCAGCGCGAGATGCGCCCGTCCGCCGCCGAACAGGCGCGCGAACAGCGCTTGGAAATGGCGATCGATCTCGGCGAACACGGCACCGAGGCGCTCGCGCCCCTCGCGGTTGAGATGGCCGATCGAGCCGCGGAGCTTGGCGATCGCCGTGGTGATTTCGTCGCATTCGCGCATGATGGTGGCGATCTGCGCTTCGATCTCGCCGGCTTCGATCTCGGCGCGGAGATTGACCGGGCCCATTTCGTCGCGCTCGCGGGTCAGGCGCTCGAAGCGCTTGCGTGCTTTCTCCTCGGCCTCCGCGTCGAGCGGGTCGGGGAGGGGGGGAAATTCGGGCGTGGCGCCGAGCCGCGTCAAAACCCGCTCGGCGATCACCCCCCAGGCGTGATCGGCGGTCGCGACCTCGCCTTCTCCGCGCACCATCGCTTCGCGGGCCTGCGCCAACGCCGCCTCGGCCTCGCGCGCGCCACGCGTGGCGGCGGCTTCCTCGCTCTCGGCGGTGGCGAGCGCGGCGGCGGCCTGGCGATGCCGCGCTTCCGCTGCCGCCAGAGCCTCGGCGAAACCGTCTCGCGTCGCGGCAAGGCGCGCCGGCTCTGCCTCCGCGGCCGCCAGCGCCGTCGCGCTTTCGGCCATACGCGCGGCATAATCGGCGCCGCGCGCCTCGGCGTCGCGTGCCCGCGCCTGCGCGTTGTCCCGTTCGGTCGCGATCGCGGCGAGGCGGCTCGTGCGCAACGCCGCCGCGCGTTCCAGCCCGTCATGCGCGCGCCGCGCCGCGTTTTCCGCCTCGCGCGCCGCGGCCAGCGTCGCCCGCGCCGCGTCACGCGCGGCGGTGGCGGCGGCGACGTCGGGAAGGGCGGCGGCGGCCTCGGCCAGGCGCGTCAGTGCCGCTTGTGCTTCCTCCGCCTCGCTGCCGGCGCGGGTCAGTTGCTCATCGAGAGCCTTGGCGCGTGCCGCCGCGGTCGCCGCCTCGGCGCTGAGCCGGGCGGCGGCGGCACGCGCTTGCTCGGCCGCCTGCTCCGCGACACGGGCCGCATCGCGGGCGGTTTTCTCAGCCTCGCGGGCGGATTTTTCCGCGGCTTCCGCTGCCATCCGGCGCGAGCGCGCCGCCTCGGCCGCCGCCGTTGCCTCGGCCAGCCGGGCGCGCAGGGCCGCGAGCCGGTTCCGCTGCGCGAGCCGCACCGCGGCCGCGGTCGGCGTGCCGGCGTGAACGCCATGGCCATCCCAGCGCCAGACCGCGCCGGCCCGCGACACCAATATCTGTCCCGGGGCGAGTTGCGGCTGCAAAGCGTCTCCCGCCGCATCCCCCTCGACCAGCCCAACCGCCGCGAGCGCGCGGGCGAGCGCCGCCGGGGCGCGGACCAGGCCAGCGAGCGGTTCGGCGCCGGCGGGCAACGGCGCGGGATCGAGCGGCGCCAATTCCCGCCAATAACGCGGCGCCTGCGGGTCGGCAGCCGAGTCGAGATCCTCGCCGAACGCCGCGCCGAGGGCTGTTTCCAGCCCCTCCGGCACCTCCAGCGCATCCTCGATGCGCGGCCAGCGCGCGTCATTCTTGACGGCGAGCAGTTCCGCCAGCGCCTCCGCCTCGGCCGCGAACTTCGCCCGCGCCACCTCGCGCTCGCTTTGCGCGTCGCGGGCGGCGGCGAAGGCGGCTTCGGCGGCCTGGCGGGCGGTCTCGCTCTCGGCGCGCTGACGTCGCGCCGCCTCCAGCGCCGCGTCCGCCGCGGCGCTCGCCGCCCGCGCCGCCGCCAGCCGCTCGGGCGCGATCTGGGGCAGGCGTGCCGCTTCCTCACGCAGCCGCGCCAGCGCTGTGCTCGCCCGCCGCGCCCGCGCCTCGGCCTCGCCGCGCGCCGCCGCCAGGGCGCGGCTCCCGGCCTCGGCCTCGGCCGCGATTTCGAGAGCGCGATTGGCCTCCGCCTCAGCCGCGCGTGCCGCGTCGGTGGCGGCGGCGAGGGCGGCGGCGGCGGCCTCGGCCTGGGCCGGGTGCGCTTGCGCCTCGGCGGTGAGCCGGGCGGTTTCCTCCTCCAGCCGGGAAAGCGCCGCTGCCGCCTCGGCGCGCGATTGCTCGGCATGCGCCCGGTCGCGCTCGAGCCGCTGGCGTGCCGCCCGCGCCTCGGCCAGCGCCGAAGCGGCACGCCGTTCCTCGGCGGCGATCTGTTCGAGCGCGACCCGCGCCCGCTCGAGCGCGGTTCGCGCCTCGCCCTCGGCGCCGCGCAGCGCCGGCAGCGCGAGCGACGCCTGCTCCGCCCGCGCCGCCGCCGCCCGCGCGTCCTCGCCCCGCGCCGCGACCAAAGCTTGCGCCGCCGCCAGCGCCGCCCCGGCCGCGTCCCGCGCGGCGCTGGCGCGCTGGTGCTGGATCGCAAGCCACTCGGCCTCGGCGGTGCGGATGGCGCCCGAGAGGTTGCGGTAGCGATGGGCCTGGCGCGCCTGGCGCTTCAACCCCTGCAACTGGGTCTCGAGGGTCGCGCGTAATTCCTCGGCGCGGCTGAGATTGGCCTCGGTTGCGCGCAGTTTCAGCTCCGCCTCGTGGCGGCGGGCATGCAGCCCGCTGATGCCGGCGGCTTCCTCGAGGATCGCGCGACGTTCATCGGGGCGGGCATTGACCAGGGACGCGACCCGCCCCTGGCTCACCATCGCCGAGGTGCGCGCGCCGGAGGCGAGATCGGCAAACAGGGTTTGGACGTCGCGGGCCCGCGCCTCGCGGCCGTTGATGCGATAGGAACTGCCCGCTTCGCGCTCGATGCGGCGGCTGATTTCGAGCTCCGCTTGGGCATGCCAGGGCGGCGGCGCGCGGCCGGCGGCGTCCTCCAGCATCAGCGCCACCTCGGCGAAATTGCGCGACGGGCGATGGGTCGTGCCGGCGAAGATGACATCGTCCATCTCGCCGCCGCGAAGGCTGCGGGCCGAGCTTTCGCCCATCACCCAACGCAGCGCCTCGACGACGTTCGACTTGCCGCAGCCATTCGGCCCGACAATGCCGGTAAGGCCGGGGAGAATGTCGAGCGCGGTCGGTTCGGCGAAGCTTTTGAAGCCCGCGATCCGGAGTTTGGCAAAGCTCGCCGGCACGAAGCGGCCCCGCCTAACCGCTGGCGGCGCCGATGAAAGCGCTGAAGGCGGCGTAGGTCATTTCGCCGGCATGGGTCTGGCCATTGGCGGCGAAGGTCGGCGTCGAATCGACATGGTATTCGTCCTCCGCCTTTTGCTGGCCGGCGAGCACGAACTGCTCGAGCGCCTTATCGGCGATCGCGGCGTCAAAGGCCGGGCGTGAGAGGCCGGCGAGCCCGGCCATTTTGGCAAGCTCCTCGCGCGGGTCGCTCTGGCGGTTGAAGGCCCAGTGATCCTGGCTCGCGAACAGCGCGGTGATGAACGGCTCATAGCGGTCGGGCGGCAGCGTGCGCGCGACCATCGCCGCCATCAGGGCGACCCGGTCGAGCGGGAAATCGCGATAGATCATCTGCACCTTGCCAGTCTCGATCAGCTTCGCCTTCACCTCCGGCATGGTCTCGCGCGAAAACGCCGCGCAATGGGTGCAGGTGAGCGAGAAGAATTCCATCACTTTGATCGGCGCCTGATCGGAGCCCAGCGTGCGCGGCGCGAAGCGGGGATCGCCACCGGCATCGGCGGCGCGCGCCGCGCGGGGGGCGAGAAAGGGCAGCGCGACTATCTGGCCGGCCACAAGAGCTAGTAGGGGGCGACGCTGGATCAGCATGATTTCCTCAACATGTTGTAGATTACCGTATCGGCGGGGAAAAAGTCGAGACCTTTATCTACCGTTGTCCCGCGGCATGGATGGCGCGGCCAAGGGCGGCAAGCGCACTCCGTAGCTCGGAGGCGGGAAGCCCGTCGAGGCGCGCCTCGACAGCGGCCGCGATCGCCGGATCGCCGGCGGGGAGCGTGCGCGCGAGCGGCGGCAGCAGATTTTGCGCGAAACGCAGCCGCTTGATCGCATCGCGGCCGAGATGGGTGTTGATCCGCTCGATCAGCGCCGGCCCGCTATGCTGCAATTCCAGCGCGACCGTGCCGGCGCAGGCGAGTGTCAACGTCCCCGCGGCGAGCCGGCGCGGCGTGGTCTGCGCGGCCAGGTGCGGGCCGACGATCGCCGGCCAGTCGGCCGCGAGTTGCGCAATCGCCGGGGCGCGCTTGCTGAACGCCGGGCGCAGGAGGGGGGCGAGCAGAACGCCGAGCGGGCGCGGGCCGGCGCCGCGCCGCGCCATCTCCGTGCTCGCTGGGGCGGCGGCGCTTGCCTTGCCGTCAGCGTGCCGCCCATGCATAGACGTCTTCGTGCCCGCCATCATGCCCTCTCCCGCCGCCCTCACCCGGCTCGCTCTCGACTGGCCGGCGCTGCTCGCCTTTTACGACCGCGCGCGGCGGGTTTTGCCCTGGCGCGCGGGGGCCGGCGAGACCGCCGATCCCTATCGGGTCTGGCTCAGCGAAATCATGCTGCAACAGACCACGGTCGCGGCAGTGATACCCTATTTCGCGCGGTTTACCCAGCGCTTCCCAACCCTCGCAAGCCTCGCCGCGGCGCCCGAGAGCGAGGTTCTGCGGCTCTGGGCTGGGCTCGGCTATTATGCCCGCGCCCGCAACCTCCATCGCGCGGCGCGGATGATTGCCGCGGCGGGTGGCTTTCCGCGCACGCCGGCGGATTTACGGCAATTGCCGGGGATTGGCGCCTATAGCGCCGCCGCCATCGCCGCGATCGCCTTCGGGGTGCCGGCGCTCGCGGTCGATGGCAATGTCGCGCGGGTGCTGGCGCGGCTTCTTGCGATCACGACGCCGCTGCCGCAGGCGCTGGCGGAAATCGCCGACGCGGCCGAAACCCTCGCCGCCGCGCCGGCGTTTCGCGCAAGGCCCGGGGACGCGACGCAGGCCTTGTTTGATCTCGGCGCCGGGATCTGCGTCAAAGCCGCGCCGCGCTGCCCGGAATGCCCGCTCCGCGCCGGCTGCCGGGCCGAGCGCCTCGGCATTGCCGCGCAATTGCCGCGCCGCGCCGCGAAACCGCCACGGCCGGAGCGTTTCGGGGCGCAATTCTGGCTCACCGACGCGAGCGGCGCGGTGCTGCTCCGCCGTCGGCCGGGGCGCGGCCTGCTCGCCGGCATGGTCGAGCTGCCCGGCACCGCTTGGCGCGAAGGGGCGCCGTGGGCGGAGGCGGAAGCGCTCGCGGCGGCGCCGATCGCGGCGGAGTGGCGCAAACTCGGCGCGGTGCGGCATGTTTTCACCCATTTCGCGCTCTCGCTCGATGTCTATGCCGGCTCTGTTGCGGCGTTTCCCGCCGCCGATCTCGGCGGTTTTGCGCGCCCGGTGGCGGCTTTGGCCGATGAGGCGCTGCCCTCGGTGATGCGCAAATGCGTCCGCCTCGCCGCCGCGGCGAGGCCGGCGTGAGCGGCGGGCGGGCGCCGGCGATCGGCTTCGCGCTTGCCTTGCTCGCGATCGATGCGCTCGGCATCGGGCTCGTGATCCCGATCGTGCCGCAACTGGTGCTCGAACTCTCGGGCGGCGATGCGAGCCATGCCGCCGCCTGGGTCGGCCTGCTCGCCACCAGTTTCGCGGCCATGCAATTCATCTTCTCGCCGATCATCGGCGGCTTGTCGGACCGTTTCGGCCGCCGCCCGGTGATGCTGCTCTCGGTCCTCGGCCTCGGGATCGACTATCTCATCCTCGCCGCTGCCCCCTCGCTCGGCTTCGTCTTGTTCGCGCGCCTGCTCGCCGGCGTGACCACCGCCAATATCTCGGCGGTGACCGCCTATATCTCGGACGTGACCCCGCCCGAGCGGCGCGGCCAGCGTTTCGGGCTGGTCGGGGCGATGTTCGGGCTCGGCTTCGTGCTCGGCCCGGTGGTCGGCGGCGTGCTCGGCGGGATCTGGCTGCGGCTGCCCTTTCTCGCCGCCGCCGGGCTTTCGCTCTGCAACGCGCTTTATGGTTTTTTCGTGCTGCCGGAATCTCTGGCGAAAGAACACCGGCGGAATTTTTCCTGGCGTCGGGCCAACCCGATCGCGGCCCTCTCTGCCCTGCGCGCCAATCCCCGCGCGCGCCGCCTCGCCTGCGCCTGGAGCGCCACCTGGTTCGGCCTCGGCGCGCTGCAAAGCGCTTTCGTGCTTTCGACCGGACTTCGCTTTGGCTGGCACACGACGCAAAACGGCTTCGCGCTGGCGTTGGCCGGGCTTTCCCAGGCCCTGGTGCAGAGCTTTCTCATGCGCCGCATCCTCGGCCGTTTCGGCGAGACACGAACGGCGCTGCTCGGCTGCCTGGTCGCCGCCCTCGCCCAAAGCACCTACGCCTTCGCCGCCGCCGGCTGGATGATCTATGCCGGCGTCATGATTTCGGCGCTGGGCGCGATCAACACGCCGGCGATCCGCGCCCTGTTCGCCGCCGAGGCCGGCGCCGACCGCCAGGGCGAGGCGCAGGGGGTGCTCGCCTCGCTGCAAAGTCTCACGGCGATCTTCGCCCCGCTCCTGGGCGCGGCGCTTTTTGCGCATTTCACCGCGCCGGGTGCGGCGATCTTCTTCCCCGGCGCGCCGTTCCTGCTCGCCGCCTTCGCCTATCTGCTCGCCGGCGCCCTGCTCGCCGGGCTGGTTTATGGCGCAAGGCCGTAAAGCGCCTGCCGCTGGTGGCTGACGTGATCAGGCGGCGTCAGCCCAGCGCCGCGACCCCGGGCAGGGTTTTCCCCTCCAGCCATTCGAGAAAGGCGCCGCCGGCGGTCGAAAGATAGGAAAACTGCTCGGCGACCCCGGCGTGATGCAGTGCGGCGAGGGTATCGCCGCCGCCAGCGACGCTGAGGAGCTGACCCGCCGCGGTGCGCTCCGCGACGGCGCGGGCGAGCGCCGTGGTGGCGGCATCGAAAGGCGGCGTCTCGAAGGCGCCGAGTGGGCCATTCCAGACCAGCGTCTTCCAGCCGGCGAGCTTTTCGACGAGCCGCGCGACACTCGCCGGGCCGAGATCGAGAATG
This portion of the Acidibrevibacterium fodinaquatile genome encodes:
- a CDS encoding YncE family protein: MIKIFSRLLGATTVLGLALAAHPVSSASQPLALEATIPLPNTLGRIDHLALDSKRQLLYIAEFGNNTVDVVDWQKRHVVRRISGLDRPQGVGFSAATDTLYVANGGDGSVRLYRGDNTKEISRLKLAGDADNILIDPRNDHVVVGYGSGGLAIIDARTRKQVADVHLPAHPEGFALDPANGHIFVNIPDAQEIDVVDIDGGKILGRWRNLRGADNYSLAIDPKGPLLATIFRNPPLMVLYDRNKGEVLGTSPACRDADGVFFDPNHQRIYASCGSGEISVFTIQDGQPGGYFAAPPVASLPGARTGLFVPDRDRLFIVAPAGTFPGTLPHDIAGYVLSQSLPGPNGMSNTATAALLVYRPEN
- the hemB gene encoding porphobilinogen synthase, giving the protein MTLGQFPARRMRRNRLDAGTRRLVAENRLAVDDLIWPVFVIEGRGETTAVASMPGVARVSLDRLIAHVAPAVDLGIPAVALFPATPPEKKDAEGTEATNPDNLMCRAARLLKREFPALVLVGDVALDPYTDHGHDGVIREGYVANDASLAVLTRQAVVQAAAGIDIIAPSDMMDGRIGAIRAALDADGLIHTRIMSYAAKYASAFYGPFRDAVGSAGALIGDKKTYQMDPANSDEALSEVALDLVEGADMVMVKPGLPYLDIVRRVKDRFGVPTFAYQVSGEYAMIMAAVGHGWLDHDRAMMESLLAFKRAGANGVLTYFAPAAARLLKAG
- the prfB gene encoding peptide chain release factor 2 (programmed frameshift), whose product is MSAETDALVQQIQQSLALLRRHLDWDAALARLDELNARAEDPALWENAAAAQSLMRARNHLAAGVDSVRRIERETNDARELLELAEAEQDAAMIAEAEGTLRALAEDAKRREIESLLSGEADGNDAYVEINAGAGGTEAQDWAEMLLRMYLRWAEKRGYKVDIIDRNDGEQAGIKSATIQVSGANAYGWLKTEAGVHRLVRISPFDANARRQTSFASVWVYPVIDDTITVEINEADLKVDTYRSSGAGGQHVNKTESAIRITHIPSGIIVACQTDRSQHRNRAKAMDMLRARLYEAELQKREAQSALVESAKTDIGWGHQIRSYVLAPYQMVKDLRTGVEKSNPDAVLDGDLDAFMAGALAARVGATRSEASAQAS
- the smc gene encoding chromosome segregation protein SMC, which translates into the protein MPASFAKLRIAGFKSFAEPTALDILPGLTGIVGPNGCGKSNVVEALRWVMGESSARSLRGGEMDDVIFAGTTHRPSRNFAEVALMLEDAAGRAPPPWHAQAELEISRRIEREAGSSYRINGREARARDVQTLFADLASGARTSAMVSQGRVASLVNARPDERRAILEEAAGISGLHARRHEAELKLRATEANLSRAEELRATLETQLQGLKRQARQAHRYRNLSGAIRTAEAEWLAIQHQRASAARDAAGAALAAAQALVAARGEDARAAAARAEQASLALPALRGAEGEARTALERARVALEQIAAEERRAASALAEARAARQRLERDRAHAEQSRAEAAAALSRLEEETARLTAEAQAHPAQAEAAAAALAAATDAARAAEAEANRALEIAAEAEAGSRALAAARGEAEARARRASTALARLREEAARLPQIAPERLAAARAASAAADAALEAARRQRAESETARQAAEAAFAAARDAQSEREVARAKFAAEAEALAELLAVKNDARWPRIEDALEVPEGLETALGAAFGEDLDSAADPQAPRYWRELAPLDPAPLPAGAEPLAGLVRAPAALARALAAVGLVEGDAAGDALQPQLAPGQILVSRAGAVWRWDGHGVHAGTPTAAAVRLAQRNRLAALRARLAEATAAAEAARSRRMAAEAAEKSAREAEKTARDAARVAEQAAEQARAAAARLSAEAATAAARAKALDEQLTRAGSEAEEAQAALTRLAEAAAALPDVAAATAARDAARATLAAAREAENAARRAHDGLERAAALRTSRLAAIATERDNAQARARDAEARGADYAARMAESATALAAAEAEPARLAATRDGFAEALAAAEARHRQAAAALATAESEEAAATRGAREAEAALAQAREAMVRGEGEVATADHAWGVIAERVLTRLGATPEFPPLPDPLDAEAEEKARKRFERLTRERDEMGPVNLRAEIEAGEIEAQIATIMRECDEITTAIAKLRGSIGHLNREGRERLGAVFAEIDRHFQALFARLFGGGRAHLALVGSDDPLLAGLEIYAQPPGKKLATLSLLSGGEQALTALSLIFAVFRCNPAPICVLDEVDAPLDDANVERFCTLLEDMVRETATRFLVVTHHHLTMARMDRLFGVTMQERGVSRLLSVDLVRASALVDPPRLAAE
- a CDS encoding DsbA family protein — encoded protein: MLIQRRPLLALVAGQIVALPFLAPRAARAADAGGDPRFAPRTLGSDQAPIKVMEFFSLTCTHCAAFSRETMPEVKAKLIETGKVQMIYRDFPLDRVALMAAMVARTLPPDRYEPFITALFASQDHWAFNRQSDPREELAKMAGLAGLSRPAFDAAIADKALEQFVLAGQQKAEDEYHVDSTPTFAANGQTHAGEMTYAAFSAFIGAASG
- a CDS encoding DUF721 domain-containing protein translates to MMAGTKTSMHGRHADGKASAAAPASTEMARRGAGPRPLGVLLAPLLRPAFSKRAPAIAQLAADWPAIVGPHLAAQTTPRRLAAGTLTLACAGTVALELQHSGPALIERINTHLGRDAIKRLRFAQNLLPPLARTLPAGDPAIAAAVEARLDGLPASELRSALAALGRAIHAAGQR
- a CDS encoding A/G-specific adenine glycosylase gives rise to the protein MPSPAALTRLALDWPALLAFYDRARRVLPWRAGAGETADPYRVWLSEIMLQQTTVAAVIPYFARFTQRFPTLASLAAAPESEVLRLWAGLGYYARARNLHRAARMIAAAGGFPRTPADLRQLPGIGAYSAAAIAAIAFGVPALAVDGNVARVLARLLAITTPLPQALAEIADAAETLAAAPAFRARPGDATQALFDLGAGICVKAAPRCPECPLRAGCRAERLGIAAQLPRRAAKPPRPERFGAQFWLTDASGAVLLRRRPGRGLLAGMVELPGTAWREGAPWAEAEALAAAPIAAEWRKLGAVRHVFTHFALSLDVYAGSVAAFPAADLGGFARPVAALADEALPSVMRKCVRLAAAARPA
- a CDS encoding MFS transporter, yielding MRPPRRRGEAGVSGGRAPAIGFALALLAIDALGIGLVIPIVPQLVLELSGGDASHAAAWVGLLATSFAAMQFIFSPIIGGLSDRFGRRPVMLLSVLGLGIDYLILAAAPSLGFVLFARLLAGVTTANISAVTAYISDVTPPERRGQRFGLVGAMFGLGFVLGPVVGGVLGGIWLRLPFLAAAGLSLCNALYGFFVLPESLAKEHRRNFSWRRANPIAALSALRANPRARRLACAWSATWFGLGALQSAFVLSTGLRFGWHTTQNGFALALAGLSQALVQSFLMRRILGRFGETRTALLGCLVAALAQSTYAFAAAGWMIYAGVMISALGAINTPAIRALFAAEAGADRQGEAQGVLASLQSLTAIFAPLLGAALFAHFTAPGAAIFFPGAPFLLAAFAYLLAGALLAGLVYGARP